A single region of the Streptomyces sp. NBC_01803 genome encodes:
- a CDS encoding lysozyme: MHGSGKTRSRAGETRRRRRVPLLIGMICAALALIVTTPHVAAAGHDPRVGSASMGSTVLEHEGGNRVYRHPTVTPLATVEGVDVSGHQGNVAWSTLWNSGVRFAYVKATEGTTYKNPYFAQQYNGSYNVGMIRGAYHFALPNVSSGATQAGFFASNGGGWSRDGKTLPGVLDIEYNPYGATCYGLSQSAMVSWIRDFVNTYYARTGRWAVIYTTTNWWTTCTGNYGGFAANNPLWIARYASSPGTLPAGWGYYTFWQYTSTGPTVGDHDLFNGAYDRLQALAGG, translated from the coding sequence ATGCACGGATCCGGGAAGACCAGATCGCGCGCCGGCGAGACCCGCCGGCGCCGCCGCGTTCCGCTCCTCATCGGCATGATCTGCGCCGCCCTCGCGCTGATCGTCACCACCCCCCACGTCGCCGCCGCCGGGCACGACCCGCGCGTCGGCTCCGCCTCCATGGGCTCCACCGTCCTGGAGCACGAGGGCGGCAACCGCGTCTACCGCCACCCGACCGTCACCCCGCTCGCCACCGTCGAGGGTGTGGACGTCTCCGGCCACCAGGGGAACGTCGCCTGGTCGACCCTCTGGAACAGCGGTGTCCGCTTCGCCTACGTCAAGGCCACCGAGGGCACCACGTACAAGAACCCGTACTTCGCCCAGCAGTACAACGGGTCCTACAACGTCGGCATGATCCGCGGCGCCTACCACTTCGCGCTGCCCAACGTCTCCTCCGGCGCCACCCAGGCCGGCTTCTTCGCGAGCAACGGCGGCGGCTGGTCCCGCGACGGCAAGACCCTGCCCGGTGTGCTCGACATCGAGTACAACCCGTACGGCGCCACCTGTTACGGCCTGAGCCAGTCCGCGATGGTGAGCTGGATCCGCGACTTCGTCAACACCTACTACGCGCGCACCGGACGCTGGGCGGTCATCTACACGACCACCAACTGGTGGACGACCTGCACCGGCAACTACGGCGGCTTCGCGGCCAACAACCCGCTGTGGATCGCCCGCTACGCCTCCTCGCCCGGCACGCTCCCGGCCGGCTGGGGCTACTACACGTTCTGGCAGTACACCTCCACCGGACCCACCGTCGGCGACCACGACCTCTTCAACGGCGCCTACGACCGTCTCCAGGCCCTCGCAGGCGGCTGA
- a CDS encoding response regulator transcription factor, whose translation MDRNHQEKTLSPNGQAEHGAPDRASIHSTTATTPGAQRRVLVVEDDPTIVEAIAARLRAEGFLVQTAADGPAAVETAAAWHPDLLILDVMLPGFDGLEVCRRVQAQRPVPVLMLTARDDETDMLVGLGVGADDYMTKPFSMRELVARSHVLLRRIERAAVAATTPRPGSVRLGDLEIDRTQRRVRAAGKDIHLTPTEFDLLMCLARSPRAVLTREQLLAEVWDWADASGTRTVDSHVKALRRKIGAERIRTVHGVGYALETPPGFAGEPAVRGQAVNEV comes from the coding sequence ATGGACCGGAACCATCAGGAGAAGACACTGTCACCCAACGGCCAGGCCGAGCACGGCGCCCCGGACCGGGCCAGCATCCACAGCACCACCGCGACCACGCCCGGCGCCCAGCGACGGGTCCTCGTGGTCGAGGACGACCCCACCATCGTGGAAGCCATCGCCGCCCGGCTGCGGGCCGAGGGCTTCCTGGTCCAGACCGCGGCCGACGGCCCGGCCGCCGTCGAGACGGCCGCCGCCTGGCACCCCGACCTGCTCATCCTCGACGTCATGCTGCCGGGCTTCGACGGCCTGGAGGTCTGCCGCCGGGTCCAGGCCCAACGCCCGGTACCCGTATTGATGCTGACGGCCCGTGATGACGAGACGGACATGCTCGTCGGACTGGGTGTCGGCGCCGACGACTACATGACCAAGCCGTTCTCCATGCGCGAGCTGGTCGCCAGGTCGCACGTGCTCCTCAGACGAATCGAGCGGGCCGCCGTCGCCGCCACGACGCCGCGTCCCGGCAGTGTCCGCCTCGGCGATCTGGAGATCGACCGGACCCAGCGCCGGGTCCGCGCGGCCGGCAAGGACATCCACCTCACGCCGACCGAGTTCGACCTCCTCATGTGCCTGGCCCGGTCGCCGCGCGCGGTGCTCACCCGCGAGCAGCTCCTGGCCGAGGTGTGGGACTGGGCGGACGCCTCGGGCACCAGGACCGTGGACAGCCATGTGAAGGCTTTGCGGAGGAAGATCGGTGCGGAGCGCATCAGGACTGTCCACGGAGTCGGATACGCCCTGGAAACTCCCCCCGGCTTCGCCGGCGAACCCGCCGTACGGGGCCAGGCCGTCAACGAGGTCTGA
- a CDS encoding HAMP domain-containing sensor histidine kinase translates to MMWRVLRPFDPFRSVKAALGWLVIVSVVITTLLILVAYRSDIELQVIAIIAIIACLLVTQFVAHSLAAPLVEMTSAARAMARGNYSRRVRVSRRDELGDLALAFNRMAADLQSVDRQRKELVANVSHELRTPIAGLRAVLENVVDGVSEADPQTMATALRQTERLGRLVEQLLDLSRLENGVGVPLQPRGFEVEPYLSAVLNDATVALRRGHARTDVKFRLDVTPGHLIAHADPERLDQVVTNLVDNAVKHSPRNGQVTVVARAGHGPGGLVLEVLDEGPGIPQAQRELVFERFGRGTIDGVTPRDGGTGLGLAIARWAVDLHGGTIGVAESRRGCRIRLTLPGNALANN, encoded by the coding sequence ATGATGTGGCGCGTGCTGCGCCCGTTCGATCCATTCCGCTCGGTGAAGGCCGCCCTCGGCTGGCTGGTGATCGTCTCGGTGGTGATCACCACCCTGCTGATCCTGGTCGCCTACCGCTCCGACATCGAGCTCCAGGTGATCGCCATCATCGCGATCATCGCCTGCCTGCTGGTCACCCAGTTCGTCGCGCACAGTCTGGCGGCGCCCCTGGTGGAGATGACCTCTGCCGCCAGGGCGATGGCCCGTGGCAACTACAGCCGCCGGGTCCGCGTCTCACGCCGCGACGAGCTGGGCGACCTCGCCCTGGCGTTCAACCGCATGGCCGCCGACCTCCAGTCGGTGGACCGGCAGCGGAAGGAGCTGGTCGCCAACGTCTCCCACGAGCTGCGCACCCCCATCGCCGGGCTGCGCGCCGTGCTGGAGAACGTGGTGGACGGCGTCTCCGAGGCCGATCCGCAGACCATGGCGACCGCGCTGCGGCAGACCGAGCGCCTCGGCCGCCTGGTCGAGCAGCTCCTGGACCTCTCCCGGCTGGAGAACGGCGTCGGCGTGCCGCTCCAGCCACGCGGCTTCGAGGTGGAGCCGTACCTGTCCGCGGTGCTCAACGACGCCACCGTGGCGCTGCGCCGCGGCCACGCCAGGACCGACGTCAAGTTCCGCCTCGACGTCACCCCCGGACATCTGATCGCCCACGCCGATCCCGAGCGGCTGGACCAGGTGGTCACCAACCTGGTCGACAACGCGGTCAAGCACAGCCCGCGCAACGGCCAGGTCACCGTCGTGGCCCGCGCGGGCCACGGGCCGGGCGGGCTGGTGCTGGAAGTGCTGGACGAGGGGCCCGGTATCCCGCAGGCCCAGCGCGAGCTGGTCTTCGAGCGCTTCGGGCGCGGGACCATCGACGGCGTCACTCCGCGTGACGGCGGCACGGGTCTCGGCCTCGCGATCGCCCGCTGGGCGGTCGATCTGCACGGCGGAACGATCGGTGTGGCCGAATCGCGGCGTGGCTGCCGCATCCGCCTCACCCTTCCGGGTAACGCGCTGGCAAACAATTGA
- a CDS encoding multifunctional oxoglutarate decarboxylase/oxoglutarate dehydrogenase thiamine pyrophosphate-binding subunit/dihydrolipoyllysine-residue succinyltransferase subunit, giving the protein MSPQSPNTSSVETDQSAEKNNPAAGFGANEWLVDEIYQQYLQDPNSVDRAWWDFFADYKPGGDETAAPGTNGASAVQTPPAEAPPPAPAPAQPAAAQPAAANGAAPAAPAKPAAPAKQAAAAPAKPAPAPAGPAAAKPAPADTEGPEFVTLRGPAAAVAKNMNASRDLPTATSVRAVPVKLLFDNRIVINNHLKRARGGKVSFTHLIGYAMVRALKAMPAMNHSFAERDGKPTLVKPAHVNLGLAIDLVKENGDRQLVVAGIKKAETLTFFEFWQAYEDIVRRARVGKLTMDDFSGVTASLTNPGGLGTVHSVPRLMPGQSMILGVGSMDYPAEFQGTSQDALNRLGVSKIMTLTSTYDHRVVQGAASGEFLRLMSQLLLGEQDFYDKIFEALRIPYEPVRWARDIDVNHDDEVTKAARVFELIHSYRVRGHLMADTDPLEYKQRKHPDLDIKEHGLTLWDLEREFAVGGFAGKSMLKLRDILGVLRDSYCRTTGIEYMHIQDPKERKWIQDRVERPHTPPEREEQLRILRRLNASEAFETFLQTKYVGQKRFSLEGGETVIPLLDSVLDEASADKLDEVVIGMAHRGRLNVLANVVGKSYAQIFREFEGNLDPKSMHGSGDVKYHLGTEGTFTGQSGETIKVSLAANPSHLEAVDPIVEGVARAKQDVIGRGGKDFTVLPVLIHGDAAFAGQGVVAETLNMSQLRGYRTGGTVHIVINNQVGYTATAAAARSSTYCTDVARMIEAPIFHVNGDDPEAVCRVGRLAFEYRQAFNKDVVIDLVCYRRRGHNETDNPSFTQPLMYDLIDKKRSVRKLYTESLIGRGDITLEEAEQALQDFQGQLEKVFKEVREATVTPAPTEVNMPRPEFPVAVETAVSTEVVKRIAESQVNIPERITVHPRLLPQLQRRAAMVEEGTIDWAMGELLAIGSLLMEGSPVRLAGQDTRRGTFGQRHAVLIDRKTGEDYTPLLYLTDEQARFNVYDSFLSEYAAMGFEYGYSLARPEALVMWEAQFGDFANGASTVIDEFISSAEQKWGQTSGVTLLLPHGYEGQGPDHSSGRIERFLQLCAQNNMTVAAPTLPSNYFHLLRWQVHNPHHKPLVVFTPKSMLRLKTAASKAEEFTKGGFRPVIGDTTADPAAVRKVVFSAGKVYYDLAAEREKRGVNDVALIRLERLYPLPVDEVRAELGRYANVETFIWAQEEPANQGAWPFIALNLPDHLDRANEVRRVSRPASSSPAVGSAKRHQAEQQTLVNEVFDL; this is encoded by the coding sequence GTGTCGCCACAGTCCCCGAACACATCGAGCGTCGAGACCGACCAAAGCGCAGAGAAGAACAACCCTGCCGCTGGTTTCGGTGCCAACGAATGGCTCGTCGACGAGATCTACCAGCAGTACCTCCAGGATCCGAACTCCGTGGACCGGGCTTGGTGGGACTTCTTCGCCGACTACAAGCCGGGCGGCGATGAGACCGCCGCCCCCGGGACGAACGGCGCGAGCGCCGTTCAGACCCCGCCGGCCGAGGCCCCGCCGCCGGCCCCGGCACCCGCCCAGCCCGCGGCGGCGCAGCCCGCCGCGGCGAACGGCGCGGCGCCCGCCGCTCCCGCGAAGCCCGCGGCCCCGGCCAAGCAGGCCGCCGCCGCTCCCGCGAAGCCCGCCCCGGCGCCCGCCGGGCCCGCCGCGGCGAAGCCCGCTCCGGCGGACACCGAGGGGCCCGAGTTCGTGACGCTGCGCGGCCCGGCCGCCGCCGTCGCGAAGAACATGAACGCCTCCCGCGACCTCCCGACGGCCACCTCGGTCCGCGCGGTCCCGGTGAAGCTGCTGTTCGACAACCGCATCGTCATCAACAACCACCTGAAGCGCGCCCGTGGCGGCAAGGTGTCCTTCACGCACCTCATCGGCTACGCGATGGTGCGGGCGCTGAAGGCGATGCCGGCGATGAACCACTCGTTCGCCGAGCGGGACGGCAAGCCCACCCTGGTCAAGCCGGCCCACGTGAACCTGGGCCTGGCCATCGACCTGGTCAAGGAGAACGGCGACCGCCAGCTCGTCGTGGCCGGCATCAAGAAGGCCGAGACGCTGACCTTCTTCGAGTTCTGGCAGGCGTACGAGGACATCGTCCGCCGCGCCCGCGTCGGCAAGCTGACGATGGACGACTTCTCCGGCGTCACCGCCTCCCTCACCAACCCCGGCGGCCTGGGCACCGTTCACTCGGTGCCCCGCCTGATGCCCGGCCAGAGCATGATCCTGGGCGTGGGCTCCATGGACTACCCGGCCGAGTTCCAGGGCACCTCGCAGGACGCGCTGAACCGTCTGGGCGTCTCCAAGATCATGACGCTGACGAGCACCTACGACCACCGGGTGGTCCAGGGCGCGGCCTCCGGCGAGTTCCTGCGGCTGATGAGCCAGCTGCTCCTCGGCGAGCAGGACTTCTACGACAAGATCTTCGAGGCGCTGCGCATCCCCTACGAGCCGGTGCGCTGGGCGCGGGACATCGACGTCAACCACGACGACGAGGTCACCAAGGCGGCCCGGGTCTTCGAGCTGATCCACTCCTACCGGGTGCGCGGCCACCTCATGGCCGACACCGACCCGCTGGAGTACAAGCAGCGCAAGCACCCCGACCTGGACATCAAGGAGCACGGGCTCACCCTGTGGGACCTGGAGCGTGAGTTCGCGGTCGGCGGCTTCGCCGGCAAGTCGATGCTCAAGCTGCGCGACATCCTCGGCGTCCTGCGCGACTCGTACTGCCGGACCACCGGCATCGAGTACATGCACATCCAGGATCCCAAGGAACGCAAGTGGATCCAGGACCGTGTGGAGCGCCCGCACACCCCGCCGGAGCGCGAGGAGCAGCTGCGCATCCTGCGCCGGCTGAACGCCTCCGAGGCGTTCGAGACGTTTCTCCAGACGAAGTACGTCGGGCAGAAGCGGTTCTCGCTGGAGGGCGGCGAGACCGTCATCCCGCTGCTCGACTCGGTGCTGGACGAGGCGTCCGCCGACAAGCTGGACGAGGTCGTCATCGGCATGGCCCACCGCGGCCGACTGAACGTCCTGGCCAACGTGGTCGGCAAGTCGTACGCGCAGATCTTCCGGGAGTTCGAGGGAAACCTGGACCCCAAGTCGATGCACGGCTCGGGTGACGTGAAGTACCACCTGGGCACCGAGGGCACGTTCACCGGCCAGTCCGGCGAGACGATCAAGGTCTCGCTGGCGGCGAACCCCTCGCACCTGGAGGCCGTCGACCCGATCGTGGAGGGCGTCGCCCGCGCCAAGCAGGACGTCATCGGCCGGGGCGGCAAGGACTTCACGGTCCTGCCGGTCCTGATCCACGGCGACGCGGCGTTCGCCGGCCAGGGTGTGGTCGCCGAGACGCTCAACATGTCGCAGCTGCGCGGCTACCGCACCGGCGGCACGGTCCACATCGTCATCAACAACCAGGTGGGCTACACCGCCACCGCCGCCGCCGCCCGCTCCTCCACGTACTGCACGGACGTGGCCCGGATGATCGAGGCGCCGATCTTCCACGTGAACGGCGACGACCCGGAGGCGGTGTGCCGGGTCGGCCGGCTGGCCTTCGAGTACCGCCAGGCGTTCAACAAGGACGTGGTGATCGACCTCGTCTGCTACCGGCGCCGCGGGCACAACGAGACGGACAACCCCTCGTTCACCCAGCCGCTGATGTACGACCTGATCGACAAGAAGCGCTCGGTGCGCAAGCTCTACACCGAGTCGCTGATCGGCCGCGGCGACATCACGCTGGAGGAGGCGGAGCAGGCGCTCCAGGACTTCCAGGGCCAGCTGGAGAAGGTCTTCAAGGAGGTCCGCGAGGCCACCGTGACCCCGGCTCCCACCGAAGTCAACATGCCGCGGCCGGAGTTCCCGGTCGCCGTGGAGACCGCCGTGAGCACCGAGGTCGTCAAGCGGATCGCGGAGTCCCAGGTCAACATCCCCGAGCGCATCACCGTCCACCCGCGTCTGCTGCCGCAGCTCCAGCGGCGGGCCGCGATGGTCGAGGAGGGGACGATCGACTGGGCCATGGGCGAGCTGCTGGCCATCGGCTCCCTGCTGATGGAGGGCAGCCCGGTCCGCCTGGCGGGCCAGGACACCCGGCGCGGCACGTTCGGCCAGCGGCACGCGGTGCTGATCGACCGGAAGACCGGCGAGGACTACACCCCGCTGCTGTACCTGACGGACGAGCAGGCGCGGTTCAACGTCTACGACTCGTTCCTGAGCGAGTACGCGGCGATGGGCTTCGAGTACGGGTACTCGCTGGCCCGGCCGGAGGCGCTGGTGATGTGGGAGGCGCAGTTCGGCGACTTCGCCAACGGTGCCTCGACCGTCATCGACGAGTTCATCTCCTCGGCCGAGCAGAAGTGGGGCCAGACCTCCGGCGTCACGCTGCTGCTGCCGCACGGCTACGAGGGCCAGGGGCCGGACCACTCCTCGGGCCGGATCGAGCGGTTCCTCCAGCTCTGCGCGCAGAACAACATGACGGTGGCCGCGCCGACCCTCCCGTCGAACTACTTCCACTTGCTGCGCTGGCAGGTGCACAACCCGCACCACAAGCCGCTGGTCGTCTTCACCCCGAAGTCGATGCTGCGGCTGAAGACCGCGGCCTCCAAGGCGGAGGAGTTCACCAAGGGCGGCTTCCGGCCGGTCATCGGGGACACCACCGCCGACCCGGCGGCCGTGCGGAAGGTCGTCTTCAGTGCCGGCAAGGTCTACTACGACCTGGCGGCCGAGCGGGAGAAGCGCGGCGTGAACGACGTCGCCCTGATCCGGCTGGAGCGGCTGTACCCGCTGCCCGTGGACGAGGTGCGCGCCGAGCTGGGCCGGTACGCGAACGTCGAGACGTTCATCTGGGCCCAGGAGGAGCCGGCGAACCAGGGCGCGTGGCCGTTCATCGCGCTCAACCTGCCGGATCACCTGGACCGGGCGAACGAGGTGCGGCGGGTGTCGCGCCCGGCGTCCTCGTCCCCGGCGGTCGGCTCGGCCAAGCGGCACCAGGCCGAGCAGCAGACCCTGGTGAACGAGGTGTTCGACCTGTAG
- the fxsT gene encoding FxSxx-COOH system tetratricopeptide repeat protein, which yields MAPGGSSARSPLPDTTHRRITISFAGFNRAWATWIADRLERHGWQVALQGWNPPVEVPLDVALSDLLLAEGRVLVVLSDWYFKLGPRTDEEWNAALRAVVAPNAHRFAAVSVNAHPVPTAAAAFGGAAELWDIGAREAERRLLGLLGPSPAEGETSSSRTLGGRSGPRFPHEPPQVWSGVPRRNTRFTGREATLQRVSDLLRTAEPGAAVVTLWGMSGVGKTQIAAEFVYRFATEYDVVWWVPADQRGTLRQRLAELAPALGLTTGPEYGERLRAVGNALRRGTPYSRWLIVLDGADDPGPIADLIPSGPGHVLITSQNRTWEDHNTLLHEVPLYGRDESVAFIRRRATRLGAEDADLLAEALGDLPLALDQTAGWLADSVMSVQDYVELLQRGSYVEVGLRVAADFPMSYFTAFALLLNRLREIVPEAVDLLRLCAYFAPGAIPVHLLQGIPAEDLPEPLVGLMNDPLRWNAAINKLVQYSVIRFDVPEVEADPDDSGTIHLHRMVHQTVRAGMGKDDEELFSRAVRRGLTSADPRLFSDTRRWPRFARIVPHLDPSGALRSRHPDMHRLIFNCLRYAYIAGEFIVGIQLAERTDQAWRDVYGDDHPLVWDLASLNATLVRATGDYALSERIDRAVIERLSALRGSQDLTVLRAEEGLGGDLRGLARYDEALAVSRRVLDAYLELVGERDLRTLTANHQVAASLRFLGRYREALEADRRILQARRELLRPRSNWSLSSENAYALDLRLLGRYAEALSLQEQSLETHRVVMGPDHPQTLSAEWNLSLSLLRLGERAAAHARLGGLRDRAERVLGEVAPLTLAIAASYAFTQRAHGDLDQARAVGELTAQRYEQRLGPHHPYAIGTRANQAQVLRAVGERQQAHLLIKGSLADMTSVLGPDHPWTLGIALNASAARNLDGDVEGAAELSRDTAHRAAAVLGPEHPLALAAKVALATDLRGLRQRERADEVEAAALSGLTASLGPQHPQTVSARSRVRPDWDFEPMAG from the coding sequence ATGGCTCCAGGGGGAAGCTCGGCGCGGAGCCCGCTGCCGGACACCACGCACCGGCGGATCACCATCAGCTTCGCCGGGTTCAACCGCGCCTGGGCCACCTGGATCGCCGACCGGCTGGAGCGGCACGGCTGGCAGGTCGCCCTCCAGGGCTGGAACCCACCGGTCGAGGTGCCGCTCGACGTGGCCCTGAGCGACCTGCTGCTGGCCGAGGGCCGCGTCCTGGTGGTGCTCAGCGACTGGTACTTCAAGCTCGGGCCGCGCACCGACGAGGAGTGGAACGCCGCGCTGCGCGCCGTCGTCGCCCCCAACGCGCACCGCTTCGCCGCCGTCTCCGTGAACGCGCACCCGGTGCCCACCGCCGCCGCCGCGTTCGGCGGCGCCGCCGAGCTGTGGGACATCGGCGCCCGGGAGGCGGAGCGCCGGCTGCTCGGCCTCCTGGGCCCGTCCCCGGCCGAGGGCGAGACGTCCTCCTCCCGGACCCTCGGCGGCCGGAGCGGGCCCCGCTTCCCGCACGAGCCGCCCCAGGTCTGGAGCGGCGTCCCGCGCCGCAACACGCGCTTCACCGGCCGCGAGGCGACGCTCCAGCGCGTCTCCGACCTGCTGCGGACGGCCGAGCCCGGCGCCGCCGTCGTCACCCTGTGGGGCATGTCCGGGGTCGGCAAGACGCAGATCGCCGCCGAGTTCGTCTACCGCTTCGCCACCGAGTACGACGTCGTGTGGTGGGTGCCGGCCGACCAGCGCGGCACGCTGCGCCAGCGGCTGGCCGAGCTGGCCCCGGCCCTTGGCCTGACCACCGGCCCCGAGTACGGCGAACGGCTCCGCGCCGTGGGGAACGCGCTGCGTCGCGGCACGCCGTACTCGCGGTGGTTGATCGTGCTCGACGGCGCCGATGACCCCGGCCCCATCGCGGACCTGATCCCCAGCGGGCCGGGCCACGTGCTCATCACCTCCCAGAACCGCACCTGGGAGGACCACAACACCCTGCTCCACGAGGTCCCGCTCTACGGCCGCGACGAGTCGGTGGCGTTCATCCGCCGCCGCGCCACCCGGCTCGGCGCCGAGGACGCCGATCTGCTCGCGGAGGCCCTCGGCGATCTGCCGCTCGCCCTCGACCAGACCGCCGGCTGGCTGGCCGACTCCGTCATGTCCGTGCAGGACTATGTCGAGCTGCTCCAACGCGGCAGCTATGTGGAGGTCGGCCTGCGGGTCGCCGCCGACTTCCCCATGTCGTACTTCACGGCCTTCGCCCTCCTGCTCAACCGGCTGCGCGAGATCGTGCCGGAGGCCGTCGACCTGCTGCGCCTGTGCGCCTACTTCGCGCCCGGCGCCATCCCCGTCCACCTGCTCCAGGGCATCCCGGCGGAGGATCTGCCCGAGCCGCTGGTCGGCCTGATGAACGACCCGCTGCGGTGGAACGCCGCCATCAACAAGCTCGTGCAGTACTCGGTGATCCGCTTCGACGTTCCCGAGGTCGAGGCCGACCCGGACGACTCCGGCACCATCCACCTCCACCGCATGGTCCACCAGACCGTCCGGGCCGGCATGGGCAAGGACGACGAGGAGCTCTTCTCCCGGGCCGTCCGCCGGGGTCTGACCTCCGCCGACCCCCGGCTGTTCTCCGATACCCGCCGCTGGCCCCGTTTCGCGCGGATTGTGCCACACCTCGACCCCTCCGGAGCGCTGCGCAGCCGGCACCCCGACATGCACCGGCTGATCTTCAACTGCCTGCGGTACGCCTACATCGCGGGCGAGTTCATCGTCGGCATCCAGCTCGCCGAGCGCACCGACCAGGCATGGCGCGACGTCTACGGCGACGACCATCCGCTGGTGTGGGACCTCGCCTCCCTGAACGCCACCCTGGTGCGCGCCACCGGCGACTATGCGCTGAGCGAGCGGATCGACCGCGCCGTCATCGAGCGCCTCAGCGCGCTGCGCGGCTCGCAGGACCTCACCGTGCTGCGCGCCGAGGAGGGCCTCGGCGGCGACCTGCGCGGCCTGGCCCGCTACGACGAGGCGCTGGCGGTCAGCCGCCGGGTGCTCGACGCCTATCTGGAGCTGGTCGGCGAGCGTGACCTGCGCACGCTGACCGCCAATCACCAGGTCGCCGCCTCGCTGCGCTTCCTCGGCCGGTACCGGGAGGCGCTGGAGGCCGACCGCCGCATCCTCCAGGCCCGCCGGGAGCTGCTGCGCCCCCGGAGCAACTGGTCGCTCTCCTCGGAGAACGCCTACGCCCTCGACCTGCGGCTGCTGGGCCGCTACGCCGAGGCGCTGTCCCTCCAGGAACAGAGCCTGGAGACGCATCGCGTGGTGATGGGCCCCGACCACCCCCAGACCCTCAGCGCCGAGTGGAACCTGTCGCTGAGTCTGCTGCGGCTCGGCGAGCGGGCGGCGGCCCACGCCCGGCTCGGCGGGCTGCGCGACCGGGCCGAGCGGGTGCTCGGCGAGGTCGCGCCGCTCACGCTGGCCATCGCCGCGTCGTATGCCTTCACGCAGCGCGCCCACGGCGACCTGGACCAGGCGCGGGCCGTCGGGGAGCTCACCGCCCAGCGGTACGAGCAGCGGCTCGGGCCGCACCACCCGTATGCCATCGGCACCCGCGCCAACCAGGCCCAGGTGCTGCGCGCGGTCGGGGAGCGGCAGCAGGCCCATCTCCTCATCAAGGGGAGCCTGGCCGACATGACGTCGGTGCTCGGCCCGGACCACCCCTGGACCCTGGGTATCGCGCTCAACGCCTCCGCCGCGCGGAACCTGGACGGCGACGTGGAGGGCGCGGCCGAGCTGAGCCGGGACACGGCCCACCGCGCCGCGGCCGTGCTGGGCCCCGAACACCCCCTGGCCCTGGCGGCCAAGGTGGCGCTGGCGACCGATCTGCGCGGGCTGCGGCAGCGGGAGCGGGCCGACGAGGTGGAGGCGGCGGCGCTGTCCGGGCTGACCGCCTCGCTGGGCCCGCAGCACCCCCAGACCGTCAGCGCCCGCTCCCGGGTGCGTCCCGACTGGGACTTCGAGCCCATGGCGGGCTGA
- a CDS encoding aKG-HExxH-type peptide beta-hydroxylase, with the protein MTATLTTGEIRDLGRAEGGGATLARLAVSQHTQRLLLLRILLDAVDATPGPAAAHARDHARLLEAAERVAPESARRVLFYSLTGPWAERCVQWLESGADPGTDQNLAHLGSLAGAVAARSGLRFTTRVVTHGGRLTLPTLGALRSPDPDGTPTRLVGDGDRLVITAAGRAPAEVRQDPTGAWHSDDPRWLPLHTLDGGPRPVLLDDLDPGRLVYRGGAAGVEARDVLRPEERAHWAALWREALPLVSLAGAARTAELALLDCIVPLTAPPAASSGGISSRAFGAVMTTQPPSPAYFAAGLAHEIQHLKLTALSDLMPLAVVGPQARHWAPWRPDPRPFDGLLHGTYAHLALADFWQRLALALDDPADRDHAWAAHARCWTQVGAVLPALTGTRRLTEAGRVFVRAMAERHMELRDPAPPEGHLVRARAYVDTARTLWLRQHGR; encoded by the coding sequence ATGACCGCCACGCTCACCACCGGGGAGATACGCGACCTCGGCCGTGCCGAAGGCGGCGGCGCCACCCTCGCCCGGCTCGCCGTCAGCCAGCACACCCAGCGCCTGCTGCTGCTGCGCATCCTGCTCGACGCCGTCGACGCCACCCCCGGCCCCGCCGCCGCGCACGCCCGCGATCACGCCCGCCTTCTGGAGGCCGCGGAACGGGTCGCCCCCGAGTCCGCGCGCCGCGTCCTGTTCTACTCGCTCACCGGTCCCTGGGCCGAACGCTGCGTCCAGTGGCTGGAGTCGGGCGCCGACCCGGGCACCGACCAGAACCTCGCCCACCTCGGCTCCCTCGCCGGCGCCGTCGCGGCCCGCTCCGGCCTCCGCTTCACCACCCGGGTCGTCACCCACGGCGGACGTCTGACCCTGCCCACCCTCGGCGCCCTGCGCAGCCCCGACCCCGACGGCACCCCCACCCGACTCGTCGGCGACGGCGACCGGCTGGTCATCACCGCCGCCGGCCGGGCTCCCGCGGAGGTGCGCCAGGACCCCACCGGCGCCTGGCACTCCGACGACCCCCGCTGGCTGCCCCTGCACACCCTCGACGGCGGCCCCCGGCCCGTTCTCCTGGACGACCTCGACCCCGGCCGCCTCGTCTACCGCGGCGGCGCCGCGGGCGTCGAGGCCCGCGACGTGCTCCGGCCCGAGGAGCGCGCCCACTGGGCCGCCCTCTGGCGCGAGGCGCTGCCCCTGGTCTCCCTCGCCGGAGCCGCCCGCACCGCCGAACTCGCCCTGCTGGACTGCATCGTGCCGCTGACCGCGCCGCCCGCCGCCAGCTCCGGCGGCATCAGCTCCCGGGCGTTCGGCGCCGTCATGACCACCCAGCCGCCCAGTCCCGCGTACTTCGCCGCCGGGCTCGCCCACGAGATCCAGCACCTCAAGCTCACCGCGCTCAGCGACCTGATGCCGCTGGCCGTCGTCGGCCCCCAGGCCCGCCACTGGGCCCCCTGGCGCCCCGACCCGCGCCCGTTCGACGGCCTGTTGCACGGCACGTACGCGCACCTCGCCCTCGCCGACTTCTGGCAGCGCCTCGCCCTCGCCCTGGACGACCCCGCCGACCGCGACCACGCGTGGGCCGCCCACGCCCGCTGCTGGACCCAGGTCGGCGCCGTCCTGCCGGCGCTGACCGGCACCCGCCGGCTCACCGAGGCCGGCCGGGTCTTCGTCCGGGCCATGGCCGAACGGCACATGGAGCTGCGCGACCCCGCCCCGCCCGAAGGGCACCTGGTGCGCGCCAGGGCCTACGTCGACACCGCCCGCACGCTGTGGCTGCGTCAGCACGGTCGTTGA